The Streptomyces albofaciens JCM 4342 genome has a segment encoding these proteins:
- a CDS encoding DJ-1/PfpI family protein encodes MTGTAPTPRLPGKRIGILMESDFVEDEITYYRRRFAEEGAEVTLFTRLWGNPALTFTGHEQRAPLEVDGDLESLDIAELARLDALIVPSGMVADRLRYSEHAREEAPAVSVLRRAFRLPGLVKAFSCHGLLLATPAPELLAGRTVTCHNNLIGDVRNMGAAYLDQDLVVDRDLVTGRTVEECHLLARAVIGLLSAPGKAAVR; translated from the coding sequence ATGACCGGAACCGCGCCGACGCCCCGGCTGCCCGGCAAACGCATCGGCATTCTCATGGAGAGCGACTTCGTCGAGGACGAAATCACCTACTACCGCAGGCGCTTCGCCGAGGAGGGCGCCGAGGTCACACTGTTCACCCGGTTGTGGGGCAACCCCGCGCTCACCTTCACCGGGCACGAGCAGCGGGCGCCCCTGGAGGTCGACGGCGACCTGGAAAGCCTGGACATCGCCGAACTGGCCCGCCTGGACGCGCTGATCGTGCCCTCCGGGATGGTCGCGGACCGGCTGCGGTACAGCGAGCACGCCAGGGAGGAAGCGCCCGCGGTCTCCGTACTGCGCCGTGCCTTCCGCCTCCCCGGCCTGGTCAAGGCGTTCTCCTGCCACGGGCTGCTGCTGGCCACGCCCGCCCCCGAGCTGCTGGCCGGCCGCACCGTCACCTGCCACAACAACCTCATCGGCGATGTGCGGAACATGGGCGCCGCATACCTGGACCAGGACCTGGTCGTCGACCGCGACCTGGTCACCGGCCGCACCGTCGAGGAGTGCCACCTGCTGGCCCGCGCGGTCATCGGGCTGCTCTCCGCGCCCGGGAAGGCGGCGGTCCGGTGA
- a CDS encoding thiamine pyrophosphate-binding protein: MRARPGKAAMFEQFAVDDIRYMFGNPGTVEQGFLDAGSNAATDYILALHESVAVGMADGYARAARRPALVQLHSGVGLGNGIGMLYQAMRGHTPLVVLVGEAGVRYDAMDAQMAADLVGMAEPVTKYATRVIDPSSVLRVLRRATKIAMTPPCGPVVVVLPADVMDQVTTEPALPTPLPGTRTAPEPELTAQAARLLLGGSAPLILMGDGVAAAGAQEQLRAVAEVLGAQVWGVNSSEVNFDTTHPLYGGQLGHMFGEDSQRVVAEADRVLIVGTYVFPEVFPSLHSPFRDDARIVHIDLDAYEIAKNFPVDLGIVADPRPTLADLRAELARQSPDRAVAVPPAPPGTGRPAARASQDPVLDGFVRHLAERAPEDLVVFDEALTAGAPLARYLPPRTPGRFFQTRGGSLGVGIPGALGVKLARPELPVVGFSGDGASMYTFQALWTAARHGIDAKLVVCNNGRYRLLDHNIEQYWRQVGLPSHAAPQAFDLSRPAIRFTDLAAALGVAGRRVERTDQIEEAVAAMWAHPGPFLVDLVID; this comes from the coding sequence ATGCGAGCAAGGCCAGGGAAGGCCGCGATGTTCGAGCAGTTCGCGGTCGACGACATCCGCTACATGTTCGGGAATCCCGGCACCGTGGAGCAGGGATTCCTGGACGCCGGGTCGAACGCGGCCACGGACTACATCCTCGCGCTGCACGAAAGCGTCGCGGTCGGAATGGCGGACGGGTACGCCCGCGCCGCCCGGCGGCCGGCCCTGGTCCAGCTCCACAGCGGGGTCGGCCTGGGCAACGGCATCGGGATGCTCTATCAGGCGATGCGCGGACACACGCCGCTGGTCGTCCTCGTCGGGGAGGCCGGGGTGCGGTACGACGCGATGGACGCCCAGATGGCCGCGGATCTGGTGGGGATGGCCGAGCCGGTCACCAAGTACGCGACGCGGGTGATCGACCCCTCGTCGGTCCTTCGCGTGCTGCGGCGCGCCACGAAGATCGCGATGACGCCGCCGTGCGGCCCGGTGGTGGTGGTGCTGCCCGCGGACGTGATGGACCAGGTCACCACGGAGCCCGCCCTGCCGACCCCGCTGCCCGGGACCCGTACCGCACCCGAGCCGGAGCTGACGGCACAGGCCGCCCGGCTGCTGCTCGGCGGCAGCGCGCCGCTGATCCTGATGGGCGACGGGGTGGCGGCCGCGGGCGCGCAGGAGCAGTTGCGCGCGGTGGCCGAGGTGTTGGGGGCCCAGGTGTGGGGGGTGAATTCCTCGGAGGTCAACTTCGACACCACCCACCCGTTGTACGGCGGGCAGTTGGGCCACATGTTCGGCGAGGACAGCCAGCGGGTGGTGGCGGAGGCCGACCGCGTACTGATCGTGGGGACGTACGTCTTCCCGGAGGTGTTCCCCTCCCTGCACAGCCCCTTCCGCGACGACGCCCGCATCGTCCACATCGACCTGGACGCCTACGAGATCGCCAAGAACTTCCCCGTGGACCTGGGGATCGTCGCCGACCCGCGGCCGACCCTGGCGGACCTTCGGGCCGAGCTGGCACGGCAGTCCCCCGACCGGGCGGTCGCCGTGCCGCCCGCTCCCCCCGGCACCGGCCGTCCGGCGGCGCGCGCTTCGCAGGACCCGGTGCTCGACGGCTTCGTACGGCACCTGGCGGAGCGGGCACCCGAGGACCTGGTGGTCTTCGACGAGGCGCTCACCGCCGGCGCGCCCCTGGCCCGGTACCTCCCGCCCCGCACGCCCGGCCGGTTCTTCCAGACCCGGGGCGGCTCGCTCGGCGTGGGCATCCCCGGTGCCCTGGGCGTCAAACTGGCCCGCCCGGAGCTGCCCGTGGTCGGGTTCTCCGGCGACGGCGCGAGTATGTACACCTTCCAGGCGCTGTGGACGGCGGCCCGTCACGGCATCGACGCCAAGCTCGTGGTCTGCAACAACGGCCGCTACCGGCTGCTGGACCACAACATCGAACAGTACTGGCGGCAGGTGGGGCTGCCCTCCCACGCGGCACCGCAGGCCTTCGACCTCTCCCGCCCCGCCATCCGCTTCACGGACCTGGCCGCGGCGCTGGGCGTGGCAGGGCGCCGCGTGGAGCGCACCGACCAGATCGAGGAAGCGGTGGCCGCCATGTGGGCCCACCCCGGCCCCTTCCTCGTCGACCTGGTCATCGACTGA
- a CDS encoding AGE family epimerase/isomerase: MTRAPDVRDTGAEAGSPGTDFSFSDTVAGTVVDLGSDWIRLRCVDGRPLTLRLTGATSAQLLRNLGAPYEDVSGRLHEVLRPGRFLFSHGPVHAEREGGFSYQAGHLTVAGEGGRAFAFETPGWWVEQLRQLARFYRRAQFGTGPADFDHYRTEIRAGGGRSGHHVQETDTISRLVYGMATAFMMTGDEDFLEVAERGSRYLHDHLRFHDPESGVLYWYHGVDRSGSRERKLFASEFGDDHQAVPAYEQIYALVGLTQTYRVTGDPRLLHDIEGTVRLFERHFADRLLGGHYSHIDPVSLSPHDPALGGNRSRKNWNSIGDHAPAYLINLYLATGEERHARMLEHTFDMITAHMPDPDSPFVQERFHGDWSPDRTWGWQRDRAVVGHNLKIAWNLTRMHGLLPKPQYRDLAHRLARRLPAVGRDRRRGGWYDLLERRPDAHGRHAFVWHDRKAWWQQEQAVLAYLILAGHTGDARFLEQAREAAAFYNAFFLDHDEGGVHATVTAQGIPYLVGNERLKGSHAMSMYHTAELCYLAEVYTRLLNEHEPLELWFRPHQGARYPQNVLRVAPDLLPPDRVRLDRVSVNGMPYHDFDPEALAVALPAGEERLTVRVRLVPVREDRR; this comes from the coding sequence GTGACCAGGGCCCCGGACGTGCGGGACACCGGTGCGGAGGCCGGTTCCCCGGGCACGGACTTCTCCTTCTCGGACACGGTCGCCGGAACCGTGGTGGACCTCGGCAGCGACTGGATCCGCCTGCGGTGCGTCGACGGCCGCCCGCTGACCCTGCGCCTGACCGGTGCCACCTCCGCGCAGCTGCTGCGCAACCTCGGCGCGCCGTACGAGGACGTCTCGGGCCGGCTGCACGAGGTGCTGCGCCCGGGTCGGTTCCTGTTCAGTCACGGCCCGGTCCACGCCGAGCGCGAAGGGGGCTTCTCCTACCAGGCCGGGCACCTGACGGTGGCGGGTGAGGGCGGCCGGGCGTTCGCCTTCGAGACCCCCGGCTGGTGGGTGGAGCAGCTGCGGCAGCTGGCGCGCTTCTACCGGCGTGCCCAGTTCGGCACCGGACCGGCCGACTTCGACCACTACCGTACGGAGATCCGTGCCGGCGGCGGCCGGAGCGGTCACCACGTCCAGGAGACGGACACCATCTCGCGACTGGTCTACGGTATGGCGACCGCCTTCATGATGACCGGCGACGAGGACTTCCTGGAGGTCGCCGAGCGGGGATCGCGGTACCTGCACGACCATCTGCGCTTCCACGACCCGGAATCCGGGGTGCTGTACTGGTACCACGGCGTGGACCGGTCCGGGAGCCGCGAACGCAAGCTGTTCGCCTCCGAGTTCGGCGACGACCACCAGGCCGTCCCCGCCTATGAGCAGATCTACGCCCTGGTCGGGCTGACCCAGACCTACCGGGTCACCGGCGACCCGCGGCTGCTGCACGACATCGAAGGCACCGTGCGGCTCTTCGAGCGGCACTTCGCCGACCGTCTCCTGGGCGGCCACTACTCCCACATCGATCCGGTGAGCCTGAGCCCGCACGACCCCGCGCTGGGGGGCAACCGCTCCCGCAAGAACTGGAACTCCATCGGCGACCACGCCCCCGCCTACCTGATCAACCTGTATCTGGCGACGGGCGAGGAACGCCATGCCCGCATGCTGGAGCACACCTTCGACATGATCACCGCCCATATGCCGGACCCGGACAGCCCGTTCGTCCAGGAGCGCTTCCACGGCGACTGGAGCCCGGACCGCACGTGGGGCTGGCAGCGGGACCGTGCGGTCGTCGGGCACAACCTGAAGATCGCCTGGAACCTGACCCGCATGCACGGTCTGCTGCCCAAGCCCCAGTACCGGGACCTGGCGCACCGGCTGGCCCGGCGGCTGCCCGCCGTCGGGCGCGACCGGCGGCGCGGCGGCTGGTACGACCTGCTGGAACGCCGGCCCGACGCACACGGGCGGCACGCCTTCGTCTGGCACGACCGCAAGGCGTGGTGGCAGCAGGAGCAGGCGGTCCTGGCCTATCTGATCCTGGCGGGGCACACCGGCGACGCCCGGTTCCTGGAGCAGGCGCGCGAGGCGGCCGCGTTCTACAACGCCTTCTTCCTCGACCACGACGAGGGAGGTGTCCACGCCACCGTCACCGCCCAGGGCATCCCGTATCTCGTCGGCAACGAGCGCCTCAAGGGAAGCCACGCCATGAGCATGTACCACACGGCCGAGCTGTGTTACCTCGCGGAGGTGTACACGCGGCTGCTCAACGAGCACGAGCCCCTGGAGCTGTGGTTCCGTCCCCACCAGGGGGCGCGGTACCCGCAGAACGTGCTGCGCGTCGCACCCGACCTGCTGCCCCCCGACCGGGTCCGGCTGGACCGGGTCTCCGTCAACGGCATGCCGTACCACGATTTCGACCCCGAGGCCCTCGCCGTCGCCCTGCCGGCCGGTGAGGAGCGGCTGACCGTGCGGGTGCGCCTCGTTCCGGTACGGGAGGACCGGCGATGA